Proteins found in one Vallitalea guaymasensis genomic segment:
- the pdxA gene encoding 4-hydroxythreonine-4-phosphate dehydrogenase PdxA, which produces MKVKPIILTMGDPAGIGPEIILNCFKDKDVSQLPVIVFGDIKVLSLIKDGIGITGYRLNKINAVEEAIYSSEILNVLDFDNIDMKKYKIGQLSSMCGHGAYEYIISAIQHVKDEKARAVTTAPINKEALHMAGHNFPGHTEIFATQCGTKDYAMHLYDEKLSIIHVSTHVSLEDAIRTLSKDRVKKVIELAYDNMKKILNREPRIAVAGINPHSSENGLFGNQEKNIIIPAIKEMNHLNVVGPIPPDTVFYRGIKGEFDIVVAMYHDQGHIPFKMYAFESGVNTSAGLSVLRTSVDHGTAFDIAGRGIATSISMINAIKLADKLTN; this is translated from the coding sequence ATGAAAGTTAAACCAATTATTTTAACAATGGGAGACCCTGCTGGTATAGGACCAGAAATTATATTGAACTGTTTTAAGGATAAAGATGTAAGCCAATTACCAGTTATTGTATTTGGTGATATTAAGGTGTTATCTCTGATTAAGGATGGCATTGGAATTACTGGGTACAGATTAAATAAAATAAATGCTGTAGAAGAAGCAATCTATTCAAGTGAAATACTTAATGTCCTGGATTTTGATAATATTGATATGAAGAAATATAAGATTGGACAGTTAAGCAGTATGTGTGGACATGGGGCTTACGAGTATATTATTTCAGCTATACAGCATGTGAAGGATGAAAAAGCTAGAGCTGTAACAACAGCACCAATCAACAAAGAAGCATTACATATGGCTGGACACAATTTCCCTGGACATACAGAAATATTTGCTACACAATGTGGAACTAAAGATTATGCCATGCATCTATATGATGAAAAGCTGTCTATAATCCATGTGTCCACTCATGTATCTCTGGAAGATGCCATAAGAACACTGTCAAAAGATCGTGTCAAGAAAGTTATAGAGCTTGCATACGATAATATGAAAAAAATACTGAACAGAGAACCTAGAATAGCTGTTGCAGGTATTAACCCTCATTCAAGTGAAAATGGTTTGTTTGGAAATCAGGAAAAGAATATCATAATCCCTGCAATCAAGGAAATGAATCATCTTAATGTTGTAGGTCCTATTCCACCAGATACAGTATTCTATAGAGGCATCAAAGGAGAGTTTGATATTGTTGTAGCAATGTATCACGACCAAGGTCATATCCCTTTTAAGATGTATGCTTTTGAATCAGGTGTAAATACTTCAGCAGGACTATCTGTACTACGTACTTCTGTTGACCATGGGACAGCATTTGATATAGCAGGCAGAGGTATCGCTACTTCCATAAGCATGATAAATGCTATAAAACTTGCGGATAAACTGACTAATTAG
- a CDS encoding four-carbon acid sugar kinase family protein has protein sequence MKLAIIADDFTGSNDTGVQFAKKGLHTVVTTNINQLMGNISDNDVVVFDTESRFDNKETAYKKAIKISSKIKQLDNVLVYKKLDSTFRGNIGAEIDGCMNGMGYDFAVVIPALPSNGRKTIEGHVKLNDKFLHETEIAKDPKTPVTQSYIPDIIANQCSRKVEVIKKDCDYTKEKLQERLIDLRNKGTEIIVFDAESDIDLKMLSEMIAKIETHFLIVGTAGLAEYMTDAFHLKVHKSILSIIGSVSDVTREQITFADDIHDFDIIDISIQDFFDDIKKEIILKTILQLIYDKKDIVIRTAKDKKDIQTACEYAKEQGLDKYETSEFIAQGLGEITGKILNEASNDLAGLFITGGDTLIKIAKYLDIEGMKIIDEVLPAIPVGRFVHEKYCDIDVVTKAGAFGNEETFSNILDYLR, from the coding sequence ATGAAGTTGGCTATAATTGCAGATGATTTTACTGGTTCTAATGATACAGGAGTTCAATTTGCCAAAAAAGGATTACATACTGTTGTTACAACCAATATTAATCAGTTGATGGGTAATATAAGTGATAATGATGTAGTAGTATTTGATACCGAAAGTAGATTTGATAATAAAGAAACAGCATATAAAAAAGCAATTAAGATATCAAGCAAAATAAAACAATTAGATAATGTATTGGTATACAAGAAGCTGGATTCTACATTTAGAGGTAATATTGGAGCTGAGATTGATGGATGTATGAATGGGATGGGGTATGATTTTGCTGTTGTAATCCCTGCATTGCCATCAAATGGCAGAAAAACTATAGAAGGACATGTAAAATTGAATGATAAATTTTTACATGAAACCGAAATAGCAAAAGATCCTAAAACACCTGTAACCCAATCATATATTCCAGATATAATTGCAAATCAATGTTCAAGGAAAGTTGAAGTCATTAAGAAAGACTGCGATTATACCAAAGAAAAACTCCAAGAAAGACTTATAGACCTAAGAAACAAAGGAACAGAAATCATAGTTTTTGATGCAGAGTCAGATATTGATTTGAAAATGCTTTCTGAAATGATTGCAAAGATAGAAACACATTTTTTGATCGTTGGAACAGCAGGACTAGCTGAATATATGACAGATGCCTTCCACTTGAAGGTTCATAAATCCATATTATCAATAATAGGAAGTGTGAGTGATGTTACAAGAGAACAGATTACTTTTGCTGATGATATTCATGATTTTGATATAATCGATATTTCTATACAAGATTTTTTTGATGACATAAAGAAAGAAATAATACTAAAGACCATACTACAACTGATTTATGATAAGAAAGACATTGTAATACGTACTGCAAAAGATAAAAAAGATATACAAACAGCATGTGAATACGCCAAAGAGCAAGGTCTTGATAAGTATGAAACCAGCGAGTTCATCGCACAAGGGTTAGGTGAAATCACAGGTAAAATACTGAATGAAGCAAGTAATGATTTAGCGGGGTTATTTATTACAGGAGGTGATACGTTAATAAAAATCGCCAAGTACTTAGATATTGAAGGTATGAAGATAATTGACGAAGTTCTACCAGCAATACCTGTAGGAAGATTTGTACATGAAAAGTATTGTGACATAGATGTAGTAACCAAGGCAGGAGCTTTTGGTAATGAAGAAACATTTAGTAATATATTAGATTATTTGAGGTGA
- a CDS encoding 2-keto-3-deoxygluconate permease: protein MKIKQSIEKIPGGMMVIPLLIGAIINTLFPASLKIGGFTTAIATGAGPMIGVFLFCMGAGLNFKAAPKAIVRGSAITFTKFAIGVGIGLLVSKLLPANGLFGLSSLAIIAAMTNTNGGLYAALVGEFGDETDVGAISVISINDGPFLTMIALGTAGIASIPFITLVGVIVPIVLGMIIGNLDQEMRKFLTKGGPVLIPFFAFALGAGLNFTTIIKAGFAGILLGVMTTVIGGIFNVLADRASGGSGIAGAAASSTAGNAVGTPEAVAIADPALAAVASVATAQVAASTITTALLTPVFTSFIRKRMRKKDKEE, encoded by the coding sequence ATGAAGATTAAACAGAGTATTGAAAAGATTCCTGGTGGTATGATGGTAATCCCACTACTAATTGGTGCCATAATCAACACTTTATTTCCAGCTTCATTAAAAATCGGGGGATTTACAACTGCTATTGCAACAGGAGCTGGACCGATGATTGGAGTATTTCTATTCTGTATGGGTGCCGGATTGAACTTCAAAGCAGCACCAAAAGCTATCGTTAGAGGGTCGGCAATAACTTTTACAAAATTTGCAATTGGTGTTGGAATTGGTTTGTTAGTATCCAAGTTATTACCAGCTAATGGTTTGTTCGGTTTATCGTCATTAGCAATAATTGCAGCTATGACTAATACCAATGGTGGATTGTATGCAGCATTAGTAGGTGAATTTGGAGATGAAACTGATGTAGGGGCCATTTCGGTTATTTCCATCAATGACGGACCATTTCTTACAATGATTGCACTTGGTACTGCTGGAATAGCAAGTATACCCTTCATAACTCTTGTTGGAGTTATTGTTCCAATAGTACTTGGTATGATTATCGGTAATCTTGATCAAGAAATGAGAAAATTCCTAACAAAAGGTGGACCAGTCTTAATTCCATTTTTTGCTTTTGCTCTTGGAGCTGGGCTTAATTTTACAACTATAATCAAAGCAGGATTTGCAGGTATCTTACTTGGTGTTATGACAACAGTTATTGGTGGCATATTCAATGTACTAGCTGACAGAGCTTCTGGAGGTAGTGGAATAGCTGGGGCAGCTGCATCAAGTACAGCTGGTAATGCTGTAGGAACACCAGAAGCTGTAGCTATTGCAGACCCTGCATTAGCAGCTGTTGCAAGTGTTGCAACTGCTCAAGTTGCTGCTTCAACCATAACCACCGCATTGTTGACACCTGTCTTCACCTCATTTATCAGAAAAAGAATGAGGAAAAAAGATAAGGAGGAATAA
- the nspC gene encoding carboxynorspermidine decarboxylase, which produces MKDRDKELIKGIKTPSYVLDERLLIKNLEVLQSIQTKTGAKILLALKGFSMYSVFPLISKYLAGITSSSLFEAKLGKEYMNKEVHIYAPAYRDDEIDEIVSITDHIVFNSIYQYKRFKDKVDRSRREIECGIRINPEYSEVETEIYNPCAINSRLGTRLEDIEGHDLKGISGLHFHTMCEQNSDTLERTLKVVEEKFGRYLKQMKWLNFGGGHHITRDDYDVDKLISLIMHMKNTYDLEVYLEPGEAVALNCGFLVSSVLDIIKNNMDIAILDTSAACHMPDVIEMPYRPHIIDSKLQNQGRHTYRLGGMTCLAGDVIGDYSFDDPLEIGDKLIFTDMAHYTMVKNNMFNGINLPSISIMNDDEIRVIKEFEYEDYKSRL; this is translated from the coding sequence ATGAAAGATAGAGACAAAGAATTGATAAAAGGCATTAAAACACCCTCTTATGTGTTAGACGAACGACTGCTTATAAAGAATCTTGAAGTTTTACAATCAATACAAACAAAAACAGGAGCTAAAATATTACTTGCTTTAAAAGGATTTTCTATGTATTCAGTATTTCCTTTAATAAGCAAGTATCTAGCTGGAATTACTTCCAGTTCTTTATTTGAAGCTAAACTGGGAAAAGAGTATATGAATAAAGAAGTTCATATATATGCTCCAGCCTATAGAGATGATGAGATTGATGAAATTGTATCTATAACAGATCATATCGTATTTAATTCAATCTATCAATATAAGAGATTCAAAGATAAAGTTGATAGATCACGTAGGGAAATTGAGTGTGGTATTCGTATTAATCCTGAATATTCAGAAGTTGAAACAGAGATATATAATCCCTGTGCAATCAATTCAAGGTTAGGTACTAGATTAGAAGATATAGAAGGACATGATTTGAAAGGTATTAGCGGTTTGCATTTCCATACCATGTGTGAACAGAATTCAGATACCTTAGAACGAACCCTAAAGGTTGTTGAAGAGAAATTCGGTAGGTATTTAAAACAAATGAAATGGCTCAATTTTGGTGGAGGACATCATATTACTAGGGATGATTATGATGTGGATAAACTGATTAGTCTAATAATGCATATGAAAAACACTTATGACCTGGAAGTATATTTAGAGCCAGGTGAAGCTGTAGCTCTGAATTGTGGTTTCTTGGTATCAAGTGTATTGGATATCATAAAAAATAATATGGACATAGCTATACTTGATACTTCAGCAGCGTGCCATATGCCAGATGTAATCGAAATGCCTTATAGACCACACATTATTGATTCTAAGTTACAGAATCAAGGAAGACATACATATAGACTAGGTGGCATGACTTGTCTTGCTGGTGATGTAATTGGAGATTATTCGTTCGATGACCCATTGGAAATTGGAGATAAGCTTATATTTACTGATATGGCTCATTATACTATGGTTAAAAATAATATGTTCAACGGTATTAATTTGCCTTCAATATCAATAATGAATGATGATGAAATAAGAGTTATAAAAGAGTTTGAATATGAGGATTATAAATCTAGACTCTAA
- a CDS encoding saccharopine dehydrogenase family protein has protein sequence MSRVLIIGAGGVANVVVAKCCLNPEVFQEIMIASRTKSKCDALKEKFDGGKTVITTSQLDADNTDEIVKLINEYEPEMVINVALPYQDLTIMDACLETGVHYLDTANYEPPNIPKFEYKWQWAYKEKFEKAGLTAVLGCGFDPGVTGVFSAYALKHYFDEIHYIDILDANGGDHGYPFATNFNPEINIREISANGRYWEKGDWVETDPLEIKRVYDFDQIGEKDAYLLYHEELESLAVHMPGIKRIRFFMTFSEKYITHLNVLKNVGMTSIEPIEIEGVKIQPLQFLKAVLPDPATLGPRTKGKTNIGCIYQGIKDGKPVSYYVYNVCDHQSCYKEVGSQAISYTTGVPAMIGAKLLLEGKWKKPGVYNVEEFDPDPFMEQLNKQGLPWNESFEPELVD, from the coding sequence ATGAGTAGAGTATTAATAATTGGAGCTGGAGGAGTAGCTAATGTAGTTGTTGCAAAATGCTGTCTGAATCCAGAAGTATTTCAAGAAATAATGATTGCTAGTAGAACAAAATCAAAATGTGATGCATTGAAAGAGAAATTTGATGGTGGTAAAACAGTAATTACTACTTCACAGCTGGATGCTGATAATACAGATGAGATTGTTAAGCTGATTAATGAGTACGAACCAGAGATGGTTATAAATGTGGCATTACCTTATCAAGATTTAACAATTATGGATGCATGTCTTGAAACAGGGGTTCATTATCTTGATACAGCAAACTATGAGCCACCGAATATTCCAAAATTTGAGTATAAATGGCAGTGGGCATACAAAGAGAAATTTGAAAAAGCTGGTTTAACTGCTGTTTTAGGATGTGGATTTGACCCAGGAGTGACTGGAGTATTTAGTGCCTATGCATTAAAACATTATTTTGACGAAATCCACTATATTGATATTCTTGATGCTAACGGTGGTGACCATGGATATCCATTTGCAACGAATTTCAATCCAGAGATCAATATTCGTGAAATTAGTGCTAATGGAAGGTATTGGGAAAAAGGGGATTGGGTTGAGACTGACCCTCTAGAAATAAAAAGAGTCTATGATTTTGACCAGATAGGTGAAAAAGATGCTTATCTCTTATATCATGAGGAATTGGAATCATTAGCAGTTCATATGCCTGGTATTAAGAGAATCAGGTTCTTCATGACATTTTCAGAAAAGTATATTACTCATTTGAATGTATTGAAAAATGTTGGGATGACTAGTATAGAGCCTATTGAGATAGAAGGTGTCAAGATACAGCCCCTTCAATTTTTGAAAGCCGTTTTACCAGACCCAGCAACGCTTGGACCTCGTACAAAAGGAAAAACAAATATTGGCTGTATTTATCAAGGTATCAAAGATGGAAAACCTGTTAGCTATTATGTATATAATGTATGTGACCATCAATCTTGTTATAAGGAAGTTGGTTCACAAGCTATATCCTATACAACAGGAGTACCAGCCATGATTGGAGCAAAATTATTGCTTGAGGGCAAATGGAAAAAACCAGGTGTTTATAATGTAGAAGAATTTGACCCAGATCCATTTATGGAGCAGCTAAACAAACAGGGATTACCATGGAATGAAAGTTTTGAACCTGAATTAGTTGATTAA
- the speB gene encoding agmatinase, giving the protein MVMLDKKSIYEYEGINSTYHDADIVICGVPFDGTCSNRPGTRFGPDGIRAEIDGLETYSPYQDEDMIDYNYVDVGNIEIPIGSTSKTMGCIHENIKSILEDNKKIITLGGEHLISYPIVKAFAEKYSNLHVVHLDAHADLRSDYLEEKLSHATVMRRIYETLDKGYIFQYGIRSGTKEEFQFAGEYTKLQAFNLNGIEKVKSLVGNDPVYLSIDLDVLDPSIFPGTGTPEPGGIDFNELINGIISLKDVNIVGADIVELSPHYDISGVSNIVAAKILREVAIIMSRREEH; this is encoded by the coding sequence ATGGTTATGTTAGACAAGAAATCCATCTACGAATACGAAGGTATCAACAGTACATATCATGATGCAGACATTGTGATATGTGGTGTTCCTTTTGATGGGACATGTTCCAATAGACCAGGAACCAGGTTTGGTCCTGATGGGATAAGAGCTGAGATTGATGGACTAGAGACATATAGTCCCTATCAAGATGAAGATATGATAGATTATAATTATGTAGATGTAGGTAATATAGAAATACCCATAGGAAGTACATCAAAAACAATGGGTTGCATTCATGAAAATATAAAGAGTATATTGGAGGATAATAAAAAAATCATAACATTAGGTGGAGAGCATTTAATATCCTATCCAATTGTAAAAGCTTTTGCAGAAAAATATAGCAATCTACATGTTGTACATCTTGATGCTCACGCTGACCTAAGAAGTGATTACCTAGAAGAGAAATTATCTCATGCAACTGTTATGAGGAGAATCTATGAAACTCTTGATAAAGGATATATTTTTCAATATGGAATCCGCTCAGGTACAAAAGAGGAATTTCAGTTTGCAGGAGAATATACAAAATTACAAGCATTCAATTTGAATGGTATAGAAAAAGTAAAATCATTGGTAGGTAATGACCCTGTATACTTATCTATTGATTTGGATGTTTTGGATCCAAGTATTTTTCCTGGTACGGGTACTCCTGAACCAGGTGGTATTGATTTTAATGAATTGATAAATGGTATTATAAGTCTAAAAGACGTTAATATAGTTGGAGCTGATATAGTAGAATTATCGCCTCATTATGATATAAGTGGTGTATCTAATATTGTAGCAGCAAAAATTCTTAGAGAAGTAGCAATAATCATGTCAAGAAGAGAGGAGCATTAA
- the speA gene encoding biosynthetic arginine decarboxylase translates to MKRKEILNRWDIKKSEELYGVNNWGRDYFTISETGELIINPFTEEKGGVSLIDIIQGVEDRGFDMPVLLRFENILDEQISYLNNAFNNAIESLEYKGSYRGVYPIKVNQQQQVVHEIAKFGQRYHHGFEVGSKAELIAVMTEMKDKEANIICNGYKDSEFIDLGLYAIKMGYNLFFVIEMPGEVELILDRGKLLGVQPNIGVRIKLSTKAGGHWTESGGDRSIFGLNMSQVIEILDYLKEKGMLSCLKLMHYHLGSQIPNIRDIRVAVLEAARVYAELVKEGAPMGYLDLGGGLAVDYDGSNTNFTSSRNYNVDEYCIDVIEAVMSVMDNDDIDHPIIITESGRAIVAYYSVLVFNVLDVTKFEQYDIPEELPEETPENIKNLFEVYKNVSVKNLQESYNDALYYRDLIKDMFNHSNISLRERALSEKIYWDLIYRVSGELHKLKFIPPELIDLDDALADIYYCNFSLFQSIPDSWAIDQLFPIVPIHRLNEEPTRNAVIADITCDCDGEINKFIDLHDVKKTLPLHELRTSEDYYIGTFLVGAYQETLGDLHNLFGDTNVVSIRLDGKGSYEFINEIQGDTVEDVLSYVEYNTKDLRASFRENAETAVKAGLITAKERKSIMESFEAGLRGYTYYER, encoded by the coding sequence ATGAAGAGAAAAGAAATACTTAATAGATGGGATATAAAGAAATCAGAAGAATTATATGGAGTAAATAATTGGGGAAGAGATTATTTTACCATATCCGAAACTGGTGAACTAATCATTAATCCTTTTACAGAAGAAAAAGGTGGCGTAAGCCTTATAGATATAATTCAAGGAGTAGAAGATAGAGGATTTGATATGCCTGTATTATTGAGATTTGAGAATATACTTGACGAACAAATATCTTATTTGAACAATGCCTTCAATAATGCAATTGAATCCTTGGAGTATAAAGGTTCTTATAGAGGTGTCTATCCAATTAAAGTTAATCAGCAGCAGCAAGTAGTACATGAGATTGCTAAGTTCGGTCAAAGATATCATCATGGATTTGAAGTTGGCAGTAAGGCTGAACTTATAGCGGTGATGACTGAGATGAAGGACAAAGAAGCTAATATTATATGTAACGGTTATAAAGACTCAGAATTCATTGATTTAGGTTTGTATGCTATCAAAATGGGATATAATCTATTTTTTGTAATAGAAATGCCAGGAGAAGTTGAACTAATACTGGATAGAGGAAAACTATTGGGAGTACAACCCAATATTGGTGTTAGGATTAAATTATCAACCAAAGCTGGTGGGCATTGGACTGAATCTGGTGGAGATAGAAGTATTTTTGGACTTAATATGTCCCAAGTCATAGAAATATTAGATTATCTAAAAGAAAAAGGAATGCTCAGCTGCCTAAAATTAATGCACTATCATTTAGGTTCACAGATTCCTAATATTAGAGATATAAGGGTTGCAGTTCTTGAAGCAGCAAGAGTATATGCTGAATTAGTTAAAGAAGGGGCGCCAATGGGTTACTTGGATCTAGGTGGAGGTCTAGCTGTTGATTATGATGGTTCAAACACCAACTTTACAAGTAGCCGTAATTATAATGTAGATGAGTATTGTATTGATGTCATTGAAGCTGTAATGTCAGTTATGGATAATGATGACATCGATCATCCTATCATTATAACCGAATCAGGGCGTGCCATTGTAGCTTATTATTCAGTACTTGTATTCAACGTACTTGATGTAACTAAGTTTGAGCAATACGATATTCCCGAAGAGTTGCCAGAGGAAACACCTGAAAACATTAAGAACTTATTTGAGGTCTATAAGAATGTTAGTGTTAAAAACCTTCAAGAAAGCTATAATGATGCACTTTATTATAGAGACCTGATAAAAGATATGTTCAATCATAGCAATATATCTTTAAGGGAAAGAGCTTTATCAGAGAAGATATATTGGGATTTGATATATAGGGTTTCAGGTGAACTCCATAAATTGAAGTTTATACCTCCAGAGTTAATTGACCTAGATGATGCATTAGCAGATATTTACTACTGTAATTTCTCATTGTTTCAATCGATTCCAGATAGTTGGGCTATAGATCAATTATTTCCTATAGTGCCCATTCACAGATTGAATGAAGAACCTACAAGAAATGCGGTTATAGCTGATATAACCTGTGATTGTGATGGAGAGATTAATAAGTTTATTGACCTGCATGATGTTAAGAAAACCTTGCCTCTACATGAACTAAGAACCTCAGAGGATTATTATATCGGTACTTTCCTTGTAGGAGCATATCAGGAGACTCTAGGAGATTTGCATAATCTATTTGGAGATACTAATGTAGTTAGTATAAGACTTGATGGAAAAGGTTCTTATGAATTTATAAATGAGATTCAAGGTGATACGGTAGAAGATGTTTTATCATATGTAGAATACAATACAAAAGATTTGAGAGCCAGTTTTAGGGAAAATGCAGAAACAGCGGTAAAAGCTGGTCTTATAACAGCGAAAGAACGAAAAAGTATTATGGAGTCTTTTGAAGCAGGACTTAGAGGCTACACATATTACGAAAGATAA
- a CDS encoding DUF5692 family protein gives MFTFNFEGGASVISVWLVWILVFAVLFALNEVTRRSKVAGFTAFVILPIVLSALWFTVLRDTTYTDWFHLVKVYSSTAGCIGFWCIRHLHGKSKKTGRQWHLYNNRIALCFPPLILAINICEAVARDIEIGANYVNGGFLADEAMYVVGGAWNYMNGAAGIINIITITGWFGICIRKITKKDKSQDMLWPDMMWFWIVAYDIWNFAYTYNCLPGHAWYCGFALLLAPTVCAFTIGKGAWLQHRAQTLALWCMFAQTFPAFIDKGRFAVSSTYNTTALTIWSFAALVANVSVLVFMIYKIVKTKRNPYAGELYVDMKGYKVVKALAKN, from the coding sequence ATGTTTACATTTAATTTTGAAGGCGGTGCGTCCGTAATTTCTGTTTGGCTTGTCTGGATACTAGTATTTGCTGTATTATTTGCTTTGAACGAGGTAACAAGGAGGTCTAAAGTAGCTGGGTTTACAGCCTTTGTCATTTTGCCTATTGTACTTTCTGCTCTTTGGTTTACGGTATTAAGAGATACTACATATACAGACTGGTTTCATCTTGTTAAGGTATATTCTTCTACTGCAGGTTGTATTGGTTTTTGGTGTATCAGGCATCTACATGGAAAGAGTAAGAAGACTGGTAGACAATGGCATCTGTACAATAATCGGATAGCTCTTTGCTTTCCACCACTTATACTTGCAATCAATATTTGTGAAGCAGTAGCACGAGACATTGAAATTGGTGCCAATTACGTTAATGGGGGTTTTCTTGCTGATGAAGCAATGTATGTAGTTGGGGGAGCATGGAATTATATGAATGGAGCAGCTGGTATTATTAATATAATTACCATAACTGGCTGGTTCGGAATATGTATCCGTAAAATAACCAAGAAAGATAAAAGTCAAGATATGTTATGGCCGGATATGATGTGGTTCTGGATTGTAGCTTATGATATCTGGAATTTCGCTTATACATACAACTGTTTGCCAGGTCATGCTTGGTATTGTGGATTTGCTTTACTATTAGCTCCTACTGTATGTGCTTTTACCATTGGAAAAGGTGCGTGGTTACAGCATCGTGCTCAAACACTAGCATTATGGTGTATGTTTGCACAGACTTTCCCTGCATTTATTGATAAAGGTAGATTTGCGGTTTCATCAACATATAATACTACAGCTTTAACCATATGGAGTTTTGCTGCATTGGTAGCCAATGTTTCTGTACTTGTGTTCATGATTTATAAGATTGTGAAAACAAAGAGAAATCCATATGCTGGAGAACTATATGTGGATATGAAAGGGTACAAAGTAGTAAAAGCTCTTGCTAAAAATTAA
- a CDS encoding FMN-binding protein, with protein sequence MKKKIQKYRLSIQILCLVLSITSFLINSEVATLVFLGLTIFSGVFYCGWICPFGFIQEIFGRIGSLLGIKKRKMPMLIHKILVSIRYIILGLVLIIAWDSIFNILAFDPRANFLRLLSLNMITIGAIAVISFFLIVSLFYERPFCNYFCYQGARYGLFSILRPLTIKRNESICVNCKKCDNICPMNIEVSKCGNLRSPQCINCFKCITDCSVEGALSYGKMVMTKNEKKKYIGTLTATVSILILAFIVHSVFIEPKSQETEANKQIETQTVPSNSDESKVITEEDTKNLGDAAGIADGVYTGKGEGYKGTIVVQITVKSEQIIVVEVLEQKDDKKWFNRAYSVIPDKIIESQSTEVDAVSGASFSSKGIIEGVKDALNNAHKNN encoded by the coding sequence ATGAAGAAAAAAATTCAGAAATATCGCTTAAGTATTCAAATTCTATGTTTGGTTTTGTCAATTACTTCATTCTTAATTAACTCAGAAGTGGCTACCTTAGTATTTTTAGGTTTAACTATTTTTTCAGGAGTATTCTACTGTGGTTGGATTTGTCCTTTTGGATTTATACAGGAGATATTCGGTAGGATAGGGAGTTTATTAGGTATTAAAAAAAGAAAAATGCCCATGCTCATACATAAGATTTTGGTATCTATTAGATACATAATTCTTGGACTTGTATTAATAATTGCATGGGATTCAATATTTAATATACTGGCATTTGACCCTAGGGCTAACTTTTTAAGGTTGTTATCACTTAATATGATTACTATTGGTGCAATTGCAGTTATAAGCTTCTTTTTAATAGTAAGTTTATTCTATGAAAGACCATTTTGTAATTACTTTTGTTATCAAGGTGCCAGGTATGGTTTGTTTAGTATCCTTAGACCATTAACAATCAAGAGGAATGAATCTATATGTGTAAACTGTAAGAAATGTGATAATATATGTCCTATGAATATAGAGGTATCAAAATGTGGGAACTTGAGGTCGCCTCAGTGTATCAACTGTTTCAAGTGCATAACAGATTGTTCAGTAGAAGGTGCTCTAAGTTATGGAAAAATGGTTATGACCAAAAATGAGAAGAAAAAATATATTGGTACTCTTACTGCAACAGTCTCAATATTGATTTTAGCTTTTATTGTGCATAGTGTTTTCATTGAACCTAAATCTCAAGAGACTGAAGCAAATAAACAGATAGAAACTCAAACAGTACCTTCTAATTCAGATGAGTCAAAAGTTATTACTGAAGAAGATACTAAAAACTTAGGAGATGCTGCAGGTATAGCAGATGGTGTCTATACAGGTAAAGGTGAGGGCTATAAAGGTACAATAGTAGTTCAAATAACAGTAAAGAGTGAACAGATTATAGTAGTGGAAGTTTTAGAACAGAAGGATGATAAAAAGTGGTTTAATAGAGCATATAGCGTCATACCAGATAAAATTATTGAAAGCCAAAGTACTGAAGTTGATGCTGTAAGTGGAGCATCCTTCTCATCAAAGGGAATTATAGAGGGAGTTAAAGATGCTTTAAATAATGCACATAAAAATAATTAA